In Portunus trituberculatus isolate SZX2019 chromosome 10, ASM1759143v1, whole genome shotgun sequence, one genomic interval encodes:
- the LOC123501924 gene encoding uncharacterized protein LOC123501924 — protein MVSRAKPSGGTMALHCSQAKLWVKTHYERHPEGVVAKAVMYKHYEDYCREQGRNIMETSIFGRVVKSVFPDVTIRRLGGRDNLKYYYCGIQAKESSPHAGDNATTTRPKRRLRKREQPTDKGDVHRCLLWLHKNYHLVPDSSVAKAEVYDRYVSECVAGVGDPLSMQHFTMVLSHAFPHAAGRRLGPRANQHKFYFGIQERAAPLPLDTVPGDLQGAVELMFSNGRLCYHEELHPDDDDEDDDDDEDDCGCRSPVSDTSEGSLRETNTPLSGAQAHQHYLMQPYIKEEEPVDYSLQHLKLKDEPLEDDYTVKEEPLDLHVPRDETEMDMSFEGSSRYHQPNMGPSHGPGLGHHAGGRDPKAKPIYKPRFRAIVEGWVSEGKDDHVPDNSVQDAWEVRLRVWLTQALQECPAMCVNRDQLYAHYEQDCDMAEVMALPLTFFDQTVMKVFRGVATMMHSPEKTFYRGVKVAPLSPLDGQLEELVDDHPHHAHGLQGIEQSPPPAMAPLRVSPLLEDEHSEAPYEHYAEEEGGGGARGGAREGLRDGKYYLSMWLTDNFESVPDSCVLKAEAYHHYEQYARSIKQTPFEMNVFGKIVRQVFPKVSIRRLGGRVKPQYHYCGIAVKPSSALHQFMAGKDPAQRSRKKEIATDNKSAELVIEWLRSQYEAGSGNVTMKSAVFRAYCAYCKAVGESPVTLNYFGKLVKHCFPNVEVRKCGGRSEPTWYYFGLVPLGPQPQDMGGGDGGMMQAHCGGLMHRDVPGHSSSPIPICLGGAAGGLMPQHPGLPSHSYAGSPGSPMMDSQDDPRRRLLSRSPYEHGDVPPDSLYSRSPGDSSAQYCRSPREVLLLGGGDSPRGHCHSPADTSLGFPHSPLEAVFHGIRAPQAGGGGGQVVPRFPHPHLQYPPQGDPGGMGTPGAGDLHAHKRHKAFPDQCGASEIHLE, from the coding sequence ATGGTGTCTCGCGCCAAGCCTTCCGGTGGCACCATGGCACTGCACTGCTCGCAGGCCAAACTGTGGGTCAAGACGCACTACGAGCGTCACCCTGAGGGCGTGGTGGCCAAGGCTGTTATGTACAAGCACTACGAGGATTACTGCCGCGAACAAGGACGCAACATTATGGAGACGAGTATCTTCGGCCGCGTGGTCAAGTCTGTGTTCCCTGACGTGACCATCCGCAGACTGGGCGGCAGAGACAACCTcaagtactactactgcggCATCCAAGCCAAGGAGAGCTCGCCCCACGCTGGGgacaacgccaccaccacgcgTCCCAAGAGGCGCCTCAGGAAGAGGGAGCAGCCCACGGACAAGGGCGACGTGCACCGCTGCCTACTGTGGCTGCACAAGAATTACCACCTGGTGCCAGACTCCTCAGTGGCCAAGGCCGAGGTGTACGACCGCtacgtgagtgagtgtgtggcggGCGTGGGCGACCCACTGTCCATGCAGCACTTTACCATGGTGCTGAGCCACGCCTTCCCACACGCCGCAGGTCGCAGACTTGGCCCGCGTGCAAACCAACACAAGTTTTACTTTGGCATCCAGGAGCGCGCGGCGCCCCTGCCGTTAGACACCGTGCCCGGCGACCTGCAGGGCGCAGTGGAGCTCATGTTCAGTAACGGCAGACTGTGCTACCACGAGGAGTTGCACcctgacgacgacgacgaagacgacgacgatgacgaggacGACTGTGGCTGTCGCAGCCCTGTGTCGGACACCTCGGAGGGGTCGTTACGAGAAACTAACACGCCACTCTCGGGGGCGCAGGCGCACCAGCACTACTTGATGCAGCCGtacatcaaggaggaggagcccGTGGACTACAGCCTGCAGCACCTTAAGCTGAAGGACGAGCCCCTTGAGGACGACTACACCGTGAAGGAGGAGCCCCTCGACCTACACGTGCCGCGCGACGAAACCGAGATGGACATGTCGTTCGAGGGATCGTCCCGGTACCACCAGCCCAACATGGGGCCCTCCCATGGGCCGGGCCTGGGCCACCACGCCGGGGGCCGCGACCCCAAGGCCAAGCCCATCTACAAGCCACGCTTTCGCGCTATCGTCGAGGGTTGGGTGAGCGAAGGCAAGGACGACCACGTCCCGGACAACTCGGTGCAAGATGCGTGGGAGGTTCGACTGCGGGTGTGGCTAACGCAAGCGCTGCAGGAGTGCCCCGCCATGTGCGTCAACAGGGACCAGCTGTACGCTCACTACGAGCAGGACTGTGACATGGCAGAGGTGATGGCACTGCCGCTCACCTTCTTTGACCAAACTGTGATGAAAGTGTTCCGGGGCGTGGCCACCATGATGCATTCCCCCGAGAAGACCTTCTACCGCGGCGTGAAGGTCGCGCCGCTCTCCCCCCTGGACGGTCAGCTGGAGGAGTTGGTGGACGACCACCCCCACCACGCCCATGGCCTGCAAGGCATCGAACAGTCTCCACCGCCCGCCATGGCGCCTCTGCGCGTCTCTCCGCTGCTGGAGGACGAGCACTCCGAGGCGCCTTACGAACACTACGCAGAAGAGGAGGGCGGCGGCGGTGCGCGGGGCGGGGCTCGGGAGGGCCTGCGTGACGGCAAGTACTACCTCAGCATGTGGCTCACGGACAACTTTGAGTCCGTACCCGACTCGTGCGTGCTCAAGGCGGAGGCATACCACCACTACGAGCAGTACGCGCGCTCCATCAAGCAGACGCCCTTCGAGATGAACGTGTTCGGCAAGATCGTGCGTCAGGTGTTCCCCAAGGTGAGCATCCGGCGGCTGGGCGGGCGCGTCAAGCCACAGTACCACTACTGCGGCATCGCGGTCAAGCCCAGCAGCGCCCTACACCAGTTCATGGCCGGTAAAGACCCCGCCCAGCGCTCACGGAAGAAGGAGATTGCCACGGACAACAAGAGCGCCGAGCTGGTGATCGAGTGGCTGCGCTCCCAGTATGAGGCAGGCTCAGGCAACGTCACCATGAAGAGCGCTGTGTTCAGAGCCTACTGCGCCTACTGCAAGGCGGTGGGCGAGAGTCCCGTCACGCTCAACTACTTCGGCAAGCTGGTCAAGCATTGCTTCCCCAACGTGGAGGTGCGCAAGTGTGGCGGCCGCTCAGAGCCCACCTGGTACTACTTCGGCCTGGTGCCCCTGGGGCCGCAGCCCCAGGACATGGGGGGCGGCGACGGCGGCATGATGCAGGCACACTGCGGCGGCCTCATGCACCGCGACGTGCCAGGCCACTCGTCCAGCCCCATCCCCATCTGCCTGGGCGGAGCGGCGGGAGGCCTCATGCCCCAGCACCCCGGTCTACCCTCCCACTCCTATGCCGGCTCCCCGGGCTCCCCAATGATGGACAGCCAGGACGACCCTCGCCGCCGCCTGCTGAGCCGCTCCCCCTACGAGCACGGCGACGTTCCCCCAGACTCCCTCTACTCCCGCTCCCCCGGGGACTCCTCAGCACAGTACTGCAGGTCGCCCCGTGAGGTGCTGCTACTGGGGGGCGGCGACAGTCCCCGCGGCCACTGTCACTCCCCGGCAGACACCAGCCTTGGCTTTCCGCACAGCCCTCTGGAGGCGGTGTTCCACGGGATACGTGCCCCACAGGCGGGGGGCGGCGGGGGTCAGGTGGTGCCCCGCTTCCCCCATCCGCACCTGCAGTACCCACCGCAGGGTGATCCCGGGGGTATGGGCACTCCCGGGGCCGGTGACCTGCACGCCCACAAGCGGCACAAAGCCTTCCCAGACCAGTGCGGCGCCTCGGAGATCCACCTCGAGTGA